The Entelurus aequoreus isolate RoL-2023_Sb linkage group LG11, RoL_Eaeq_v1.1, whole genome shotgun sequence genome includes the window acagaaagaccccgagcccaggatcgaacccaggacctttgtattgtgaggcacacgcactaacccctggccCACCGTGCTGCCAAAATTTGACATATtattataaattaaaaatatttatatctGAGGCTAATTTCtccttttcaaaaaaaaattaccTATGTATcattctttgattgattgattgattgaaacttttattagtagattgcacagtacagtacatattccgtacaattgaccactaaatggtaacacccaaataagtttttcaacttgtttaagtcggggtccacgttaatcaattcatggtacaaatatacatactatCTAACTTTTGAAGacagcttaaaggggaactgcactttttttttgaattttgcctattgttcacaatcactatgagagacaagaagacaaaagttccggtttttttgctttctaacataTGAAAACTGTCTCGTTCTGGCTGGCTAGCAATAcaactaatgggagcaatcagttctacctctaaatcactttaaaaatgcattcaaaaaccgtcaacaatacttaatttaatcccgtaacctgtataacaaccaagctgtagcgacattgttataataggagcgaacactgaggaactctttttttcAGCATGTTTCATTATTAGCCGTAGCAGCTAAATACGGCAAagaataagctagcttctacatcaacacgaaacacgtttgagtttgtaatgcacaactcaatgcgataagacaccaatctgtactgaccgaAAAACGAACAAAATtactacagtatctgtaaagtattagcccacatttcatgttttgtttgtacacagctaactGTACAGCACATACTGTCTGACATGATACGctcatgacgtgctgcatgtatcatgatcaatataaagtgtgactcatttGATGGGCAGTTCTCTCTTTGGTACAGCTGGCCAGGGACGGTTTTTACTGGTTTATTTGGGGTAagcatgccatttttgtcaaaatagctcatctccaaattccacatttgcagctttgaGTCAATTTCCCCTCACTCTATCGGCTTCCGTCGGCTccgtttcaccctcttcttcgtgctcgcttctgtaagcagcagttcatcttccgtatattcagcttcaaaaagataagattgtgaagcctcatttgtccaaaaatagttctCTTTGTTGTTTGTAACAAAGTCTGtaatgattagaacacacacaagcgttttgtatccgaaagtaggaacacacattgtcGGACTTACGCTGCTATGGAAACCAAATAAATGGGGCAAACAATTAGttctggcaatgattaaaatgactcaaatatggtaaatattgtaaatattacatatagttatgaacgtgtctgttactacattatatatagacttgcagtgtgtatataaaacgttgatggagtgttttgaagttgttttagagggctatgAATGCTACATTTCAtcgcagttcctctttaaggttACTAGGGGTTACACATTCGGAAACATTAATCTTTTCAAGGGATTAGACATACCAAaacaatatggatatatgtatagaAATAACAGTCAGGCAGAGTCATGGCCGCATATGGTGTGTCGGTTCTTCAAATAAAGTCTAATGAAGTTCAAGACAAATGTGTTAATCTAACTGAATATTTgataaattaatatttatttgcTATAATATTCTAACACtggttgtatgtattttattttacttcaGATACTGATTATTATGTACGTTACTGTCTCTTTCAGTTTAGAATCAAATAGATATGCAAACTCATAGTGATCACAAGTGAACAGAAGTGAAGCTTATATTCAAACTGAAGGATTGAAACATTCGACTCGGCTCAAGTTATGTGGATGGTTACTTATCTATTTATCAGTGCTCATGTGACATTTTGTTCAAATGTGAGTATGCAAAATAAAAGATTTGACCCAGAATTATTGGAGCATGTCCTGACAAATTCATCActataaaggggtcatattatgattttttttctacatttaaaatattttcttgtggtttacataacatgtaatagtggtgttttggtcaaaattttgcatagattttgttttacagaccatcttcaagctctTTCTGATTTTCTCTTCAGGATGCGGtgttttgtgagcggtcttatttacttgtTGAAGCCCTTCTACAGGCCAAGCCCCCTTCGACTGTgtctccaccccgtcagccatgttgtagtttttagcacttccatatgaagtctgctgacagatataagttagaactaaacGCTACAttttattagaaatagcaacagctgAGGAATTTAGCATACACGTTCATGTGCGAAATAGTCTGCcccacaagaggatagagaaaaataaagaaCTTATTGattacaactttggactacaactgaataaaaggTGGGCTCCAGCCTCcagcaaagctctttgggtaaacctctaccatatatggagatatccgctgacataaCTGAGGAAAAATGCGTCActcaagtctcaaattccaaacggaaCGTTTGGAGCATGTTTTGAAGAAGGtaggattgttttataaatatctgcgccatgcctcaatggtttgatttcaaatccgTGGGACTTATGggcatcccaaatacacaaaaacaggtaccttcatgtaagaaaagttagttttgcataacaggACCCCTTTAGACCCCCATCTGTGTGTGTGCTTATTAATCTGTGTGAGTATGCTACATAGTATTGCAAGTCAATTAAGAATAATAACATTCTTACACTTTACATAcactgagttaaaggcctactgaaacccactactactaaccacgcagtctgatagtttatatatcaatgatgaaatcttaacattgcaacacatgccaatacggccgggttaacttataaagtgcaatattaaatttcccgccacacttccggttgacaacgtctatgtatgatgacgtttgcgcgtgacgtcgatggttgaatagaaaatagaaaaaggagaaagtgtggaatccaatgagcccttttacctaagttacggtcagagcgaaaaaagatacgtcctgcactgcactctagtccttcactctcacgatcctcatccacaaatctttcatccttgctcaaattaatggggtaatcgtcgctttctcggtccgaatcgctcacgctgctggtgtaaacaatggggaaatgtgaggagcccttcaacctgcgacgttacgctacttccggtacaggcaaggcttttttttatcagcgaccaaaagttgcgaactttatcgtcgatgttctctactaaatcctttcagcaaaaatatgtcaatatcgcgaaatgttcaagtatgacacactatctatctatctatagaatggatctgctatccccgtttgaataaaaaaaattaatttcagtaggcctttaaacagctgTTGAAAATGTCACTGAGCTGGAATGAATAATAAGAAAGCTACAAGCAgctttttataaagcagacaccAGTGTTTTGTTTGCCTCCATGGATGCAGTGGTTTCACTGATATTTGGTGTGGAGCAGACACACCCATGGCTACATTAAGAAGTTTTATAGTATTCAACACAGAAGTGTACACTTCATGCTCGCAGCAGGGGACACAAGCTACGCCGTGGATATCGGCGctcaaaaagaagaggaaaagaaGGTAAGCCGCTGCGATTCTACTTTGCGTCCTCTTTTACTGATGTTTATCCAGTTGTGCTTCAGAAAATGCTGAAATACTTCACATAGGGTGGGAACACTCAGGGGTTTTGCAAGAAAAAGCATTACAATTgtcattaaaggcctaatgaCAGGCAGGCACTGAATATTGTgtctatatattattataatttatatttattttttgtcataatgttaaccatagtAGTTTTGAAATGATCATGGACCAGGGtgacaaaaacatttaattttgtgATTAAAATAACGTAATCcagtctggcgatggaaagggggCGTTCCAAGAACGGTTAGTTATCGACCCATTACTCAAAAACGAATTGATATTAAGGGAAATGACAGCCAGATTCATTTTCATGTGCAAAAAACTCATACATAGAACAAAGTGAAATTTCGGTCATCTGCTTTGGGTCCTATGGGGACTTCATTCTGTGTCATTGCCATTCATACAAAACAGAGACAGAGAACAAATGTTGCAAAAAGTcattttgtccatccatccatcaacacccatccattaaaggcctactgaaattaaattgttttatttaaacggggatagcagatccattctgtgtgtcatacttgatcatttcacgatattgccatatttttgctgaaaggatttagtagagaacatcgacgataaagttcgcaacttttggtcgctgattaaaaaaagccttgcctgtaccggaagtagcgtgatgtcacaggctgaagggctcctcacatttccccattgtttacaatgcagccagagcgattcggaccgagaaagcgacgattacttccttaatttgagccaggatgaatgatttgtggatgaggaaagtgagagtgaaggacttcagtgcagtgcaggacgtatcttttttcgctctgactgtaacttaggtacaagggttcattggattccacactttctcctttttctattgtggatcacggatttgtattttaaaccacctcggatactatatcctcttgaaaatgagagtcgagaacgcgaaatggacattcacagtgacttttatctccacgacaatacatcggcgaagctctttagctactgagctaacgtgatagcatcgggctcaaacgcagatagaaacaatataaataaacccctgactggaaggatagacagaagatcaacaatactattaaaccatggacatgtaaatacacggttaataatttccagcttggcgaagcttaacaatgctgttgctaacgacgccattgaagttaacttagctacgggacggcggcggcggcgggcgttgtagctttcgacaacaccccggccgccatcagagtcggcaagaaatatatatttccccaaagttacgtacgtgacatgcacatagcggcacatagtgacacgcacgtacgggcaagcgatcaaatgtttggaagccaaagctgtactcacggtagcgcgtctgctatccaactcaaagtcctcctggttgtgttgctgtagtccgccgctaatacaccgatcgcacctacagctttcttctttgcagtctccattgttcattaaacaaattgcaaaagattcaccaacacagatgtccagaatactgtggaattttgggatgaaaacagagcgttttgtattggattcaatgggtccgaatacttctgtaccaatcattgacgtcacacgcatacgtcatcatacataaacgttttcaaccggaagtgtggcgggaaatttaaaattgcactttataagttaacccggccgtattggcatgtgttgcaatgttaagatttcatcattgatatataaactatcagactgcgtggttggtagtactgggtttcagtaggcctttaaaagcctaATGACAGGCAGGCACTGAATATTGTGTCTACcggtatatattattataatttatatttattttttgtcataatgttaaccatattaGTTTTGAAATGATCATGGACCAGGGTGACAAAAACTTTTAATTTAGTGATTAAAATAACGTAATCcagtctggcgatggaaagggggtgtTCCAAGAACGGTTAGTTATCGACCCATTACtcaaaaacaaattgatattaAGGAAAATGACAGCCAGATTCATTTTCATGTGCAAAAAACTCATACATAGAACAAAGTGAAATTTCGGTCATCTGCTTTGGGTCCTATGGGGACTTAATTCTGTGTCTTTGCCGTTCATACAAAACAGAGACAGAGAACAAATGTTGTAAAAAGTcattttgtccatccatccatcacccaTCCATTAATGTGCTTTATGAAAGGTCGGAGCTATACACAGTTCACTGACTATCTCTACTAAAACCAGGGACGTGTGTGTAAGTCATAATTTGTCCCTCTCGGTCTGTTTTGCCTTCCAGCAGCAGTGGTCAAAGTGGAGTGGACAGCTGCAAAGGGGAGAGTCGGGAGCAGCCTAATTATTGACAGATGCTGCGACTGTGACTTTTCTCCCTGCTCGCAGAGGTAGGGTACATTGCAAGCATGTCACCTACATGGCCAGATGTCGTTTCAAAGTCAACACTCTTAGCAATTAGACATAACCTCATGCAACAAGTAGCTCGGCCCACGCTGGGAACAACACATTGTGATTGATGGAGGCGAAAAGACGCAGATCCTCTCTTTATAGCACAGGTTGTTTTCTCCACAAACCGCAATTGatgattcatttttgtttgattcCTCTTCTGTTTTTCACTTGTGGACTTTCCCCAGGACAAAAAAAGAGTGTTATGCATCCTATAAAGTCAGACATGTTGTGGCAAGGCTTAATTCCTTTACTTTATGCGTGcctgtgcgtgggtgtgtgttaTCGTTCATCAAAAACAAAGAAGGACAAACTTGTGTTTACTTAAAGTCAGAAAGTATTCAACAACAAGATGAGGAGTGCAAGAAAGTTTGATTGTCATGTGGAGGAGGGAGGATGGGCGGGGCTAAGAGGTGCTTGTGGTACCGCCTCAATGTGGCCAATGACGTCATGCTGCGAGAGCGACTGGGGTGTGCGGCTTCCGCGGATCAGTCAAGTCAGTTTGGTCAGAGCTGCACATCGCCACCGGACAAAGGTACTGTGTCTTTTCTTTGCTGGACACATCTACATCAGAAATTATTGTACTTTTTGATGCATTTGAAACTTGCAATTAGTGTAATAATTGCGAAGCATTAATTAGGCTACTGAGTTTTGTGCTTCAATTAATTCTGTGTTAAGTTTAACTGAGGAAAAAAATGTTACGATACATGCCAATCTGTATTTTAATGCATGCCTTTTTTACGTTTTGGAaataaactttatttatgtagcactttccacagtaaaacaaaaaaaaacaaaaaaacaaggctACAAAATTGGTACAAGACAGATGCTAAGAACAAACAAAATGCAAGTAAAGTGACATCAAATGATAATAGGCCAATTAAAATTCAAATTGTTTGTGACATAGCCAATGCGTAGTCAAACGTTCATTAAAATATACCGATTAGGTTAGAAGTTAGAATTATTATTTGTGTACAAGTAGGATGTTAAAAGGACCTTTGACAGGACATTGCATTAACTCTTCTATGTACAGTCCTGTTAACACAATTTACCATTGGATATAAGAAAGTGCACATAGATTAATCAACTCCATTTGAGCATTTTTGTTGAAGTATATTTTGAGCATGTGCATAGAAAGAAAAACAGCTAGATCTGCATATTTTGTGGGAGAGACATAAAGTAATACGGAAAACATTGTGAAATATAACAAAGTATCTGTCCATTTTTGTATCTGAAAAGGGGTAAGAAGAAATGCAATTTTACTCTACACTATACGTCCGGTTTATGTTTATTGATTACTTAGGAAGGTTAGTTACATTTTTAAAGGAAAACAATAATGGAATGAAGCAGTTATTTTATGAATAAACGGTCAGATTACTGTTCAGTAAGAAAAGTTTTACTGAGTAAATGTAAAAATTCCCACGTGACCCGGCCTAAACACAGCATCAGCAGTCTTTAATAATTTACTGCACAACTACTAGCAACACTTGTGTCTGTAGATGGGATTATGGAAAATTTAGACAATGATACTTAAGTGTAACTTGAAAACAACCTCCATAGCTTTAGAGTAAAAACCTTAATTTCTCATAAAATTACAACATTGTTACCTTCATATATCAATATCAAAATATCAATACTCTGGTAGCAAGGCTTTGCTGTTATCGATTCTCATATATTATTCTCATATATTGCTACTTTGTGGGAGATGTGAAGTTGGAATTAATCACATGAAATGACTTGATTCCAGCTATACTGTGTTGATAATTAACACTGTTTAAATATGGCGTCTTGATAATCACGTTGGCAGGAAATATACGTTTTGTTCCATCTCTCTAATTTAAGATAGGGGTGTCCCAATGcatctttttcacttccgatatgataccgatattggagccttgagtattggccaagaccgatattgatccgatacaatATCAAGCTGGAATCACACATACgtatattattttgtagtttagaatgttagaaaaggttttatCAAATGCAAttggtcaaacagagaacaatagtaGGTAAACTATTTATTCTTcactgtctggaatggacgtaTATTGTCCTTAAGTCAAAGTGGAGTGATAATTGTGTTTTGGTGACACcatgtggccacaataattcatgaagttgagCTCATGATGCAGAAAATttaatgatgtggacacgtttgttactggatactatatacagtacaggccaaaagtttggacacaccttctttttccatgtgttttctttattttcatgactatttacattgtagattgtcactgaaggcatcacaattatgaatgaacacatgtgaagttatgtacttaacaaaaaaagctgaaataactgataacatgttttatattctgatttcttcaaaatagccaccctttgctctgattactttttcgcacacttttggcattcgctcgatgagcttcaagaggtagtaacctgaaatggttttcacttcacaggtgcgcttgaagctcatcgagagaatgccaagagtgtgcaaagcagtaatcagagcaaagggtggctattttgaagaaactagaagctgagataggctccagttccccccgcgaccccgaagggaataagcggtagaaaatggatggatagaatataaaacatgttttcagttatttcaccttttttgttaagtacataactccaccaaAATGATTttccgagcgcagccaccgctgttgctcactgctcccctcacctcccagggtgtggaacaaagggatgggtcaaatgtagagggtaatttcaccacacctagtgtgtgtgactatcagtggtactttaacttttaacttaaactAGCTAGAAACAACACGGGAAAAAAGTGCTTAGTGAAGttgaagaagtgtagatggaattaTGTTACAGTAAAAAGTGAGCAGCTATCAATaggaaatgaacaaatagattaataagagtcaaCATAGAGGATAATATACCAACAATTGTTGGtgcgtcagcattgtcacagtcagtacacgacatgtACTGTAGGAGGAGGGCAGCTTGATCCATTAATTGGTGGTGTCGACTTTAAGGGTAATGTCAGTATATTAATGATACTAAAAtgattagatttttatttttattttcttgaaatcatttttttattgtttttgttcatgTGTACACATTCAGAGAGTAAGCctttggacacaggaggactttggtaGCAAAACGTATTTCAACGAGTAATAGataataattgtttattttatttagttattgtagactattgactttgttttgctcaaacaattgtatgtaataaaggagaataaggaactagttaaaATAGTGTGTGGATATTGTTAGACTGTGAATCGCACTTAACTGAATAATACATTGAAAAAGTTAcataatacatgtgattggtaacAGTAGTGGTATCAGCCGATCTCACTTATGGAGATAGCATAAATCCTTAATTGGATCATCCCTATTTATAAGGTAATAGATTTATATCAGGGATGACAAGCTCTGGTTTACTGGATATTGCATTGTTAAGAAGATTTGGGGTATCGGCCATCACCAttttaaaataagtaatatatttgtTGTTGGTGCAGGTCTCAGGACAATGATGGAGCTAATGAGCGTGACGCCTTTCTACAACATTAACAGTTCAGAGCCCACCTTTGCGAACGGCACGTTGTACGAGGACGAGGACGAGTATGACTACAAGGACGACCACGTCGAGCTGAGGCAGTCCCTCAACATCATGTCTCTCATCGTTTACTGCCTGGCTTTTGTCCTCGGCGTGCTGGGCAACGGCGTGGTTATCTGGGTGACAGGATTCAAGATGAAGAAGACGGTCAACACGGTCTGGTTCCTCAACCTCGCCGTGGCTGACTTCCTCTTCACGGCGTTCCTTCCTTTGAGCGTGACGTACACGGCTATGGATTTCCACTGGCCTTTCGGCAAGTTCATGTGCAAGCTAAACAGTACCATCAGCTTCCTCAACATGTTCGCCAGCGTCTACATCCTGATGGTGATCAGCATCGACAGGTGCGTGTCGGTGGTGTGGCCCGTTTGGGCTCAAAACTACAGAAGTGTCCAGAAGGCGTCCTGTGTGAGTCTTGCCGTTTGGATGCTGGCTCTGATTCTAAGCACTCCATACTTCATCTTCAGGGACACGGGACCCTCGTATAACAATGAAGAAATCATCAACTGCTTCAACAACTTTGCATTCTCGGACGACTACGTGACACCTCACGTGACCCAGCTGCGGTTCTTCCGCCATCAGGCCATGACCATGACCCGCTTCTTTCTGGGTTTTGTTGTCCCATTCACCATCATCGTCTCCTGCTACGCTGTGATAATCCATCGTCTCCGCAGGAATCGAACCCTCGCCAGCCAATCAAGTCGCCCCTTTAAGATCATCGCCGCCGTTATCGCCACTTTTTTCTTATGTTGGGCTCCCTATCATATCCTGGCTCTGATTGAGCTGGTGAATCACATGTCTGTCTATGAGAGCGACATACTCGACCACGTCATCACTATCGGGGTCCCCATAGCAACCAGCCTGGCTTTTCTCAACAGCTGCCTCAATCCACTGCTCTACGTGTTCATGGGTCAAGATTTTAAGGACAAAGTGCGTAAATCCATCCTTAAAGTACTTGAAACTGCCTTCCAGGAAGAGATGTCCCGCTCGTACACTTACACAAACTCAATGGTCACCAGTCGAAGCAAAGAAAAGTCAGTCTCTGAAGCCGAGGTGTAAAGCTGTCCATGCTCATGCTAAAGACTCCAATTGTACATAGCCAGtgaaattgtatatgacaaaataaacattgtattctgttctGTTTCCATGACTACGTTTACATGCACACAATATTCCTGTATTAACTGGAATACATGTAAACACTCTTTCAGATGTAAGGTCATTTTACGATGAGTAAAAAACAGTTTGGACCCTGGCACATGTCTGCATTAATTTGAAACACATAAATTGGTCATATTACCAGTATTGCACATGCTCACTGTGCAAGTCGCAAAGGATTTTGGGATTTGTCTGGGTCCGGTGGTAGAGTTTTACATTTTATATGATAGATATCCTTCAAAATGGCCAACATTTCACTAATTAGTTCTCAATATATTTGTTCCTGTAAATTAATCTGGCcatcatttcccataatatcaattcGTTTTTGAGTAATGGGTAGACAACTAACTGCACTTGGAATTCTCCCTTTTCATTGCCAGACTTGTTATGTCGCACCCTCTTGGTGTGacatcatctacagaactggagcccattttaccgcatagacagtgtggataaagatgTGTAAAACTATTGTTTTGATctcttaattgcatgttttcaaAACTGATGTGGTTAACATTATGTGCAAAAAAGAAATCACCATTTACATACTTCTCTGCTTTTCCATAGACACCGTAGCCTGTTTCCTCATGCTCGTCAAGCATCTTAAGGAAAacttcagtagaagaggacgcagaATAGAATACTAGCGGCTTaactttttttcattttgtttttgaTCGCCGGGTCAGGTCTTGTTTAAGTTTTGATTAAGTTTTGACTCAGGTTCTAACTCAGTCTTTTACCCCTCAAGGGTATTCCTGATTTGAGtcttttaaaatcatttcataGCGTTATAATCGTTGCTGTGAATTACACTCCTATTGCTTAGTCCGTCCTATTTTGCGCGAGTCAATTTGACAAGAGTACCATTCTTTCCTCATTTTCCCATCgattggaaatgtatgcaggctgaccccttctttagttgtatttctatacaacctgcaacaatacaGCTGGCGGGCATATTTTATAATTCCTTCGATATATGTTCCGAAAtaatgaagatgctac containing:
- the LOC133660664 gene encoding chemerin-like receptor 1, encoding MMELMSVTPFYNINSSEPTFANGTLYEDEDEYDYKDDHVELRQSLNIMSLIVYCLAFVLGVLGNGVVIWVTGFKMKKTVNTVWFLNLAVADFLFTAFLPLSVTYTAMDFHWPFGKFMCKLNSTISFLNMFASVYILMVISIDRCVSVVWPVWAQNYRSVQKASCVSLAVWMLALILSTPYFIFRDTGPSYNNEEIINCFNNFAFSDDYVTPHVTQLRFFRHQAMTMTRFFLGFVVPFTIIVSCYAVIIHRLRRNRTLASQSSRPFKIIAAVIATFFLCWAPYHILALIELVNHMSVYESDILDHVITIGVPIATSLAFLNSCLNPLLYVFMGQDFKDKVRKSILKVLETAFQEEMSRSYTYTNSMVTSRSKEKSVSEAEV